CGGGCATGCGCATGCACAACCTGCGGCTCGTGCGGAAAAGCGGCGGTCGCAGTGGGACCGTGGTGCTCGAATGAGTCACTCCGAGGGAGTGTGGACAGTGGATCGAAACAGGATCGGGCAGTTGGTGGCGGTGTGCCTCAGCGAGACCAAGGGCACCCCCAAGACGAATGTGGGATCAGGTCTCCTACGTGTGGATTGGGGGCTGGAGGGCGACGCCCACGCCGGCAAGTGGCACCGGCAGGTGAGCCTGCTGGCGCTGGAGAGCATCGAGAAGATGAAGGCCAAGGGCCTTAACGTCGCCCCAGGAAGCTTCGCCGAAAACCTCACCACCAGCGGCCTGGTCCTCCATACCCTTCCCGTGGGCACCCGCATGAGGATCGGCGGCGCCCTGGTCGAGGTAACCCAGATCGGCAAGGTGTGCCACGACCGCTGTGCCGTCTACGAACAGGCCGGCGACTGCGTCATGCCCCGCGAGGGCATCTTCGTCAAGGTCCTCGAGGGAGGGCGGGTGCGGGCCGGGGACCCGGTAGAGGTGCTGGAGCGATAGGGTCGCCTCCCAGCCCGCTGGCGACGCAGGAGAGGGGACATGCGGCGCCGGCGGCCGCTGCTACCCCTCGCGGGACCGGCGGAGCCACACTGGCAAGAAGCACGCCCCAACTGCCGTCATGGCGCCCGCCAGTATCAGGAAGCCCGCACTCAGGCTGAGGACCTCGGCCACCCGTCCGACTACGGGCTGGAAAAGGAAGGTACCGGTAGCGGCCGTCATGCTGAGCAACCCGGTCACGACGCCGACTTGCCGGGGAAAGCGTCGGTTAGTGTAGATCATGACGTTCGGGTAGATGCCCCCAGCGGCCAGGCCGGCTACAGTCGCAGCCAGGTACGCCTCGCCCGAGGAGGACGAGAGGGCAAACCCACCGATGGCCAGCCCCGAGATGAGGCCGCTGGCCATGACTACCGCTGGAAGGCTGAACCGCGACACCACGGCGCCCTGGAAGAGCCTCCCCACCAGGATGGCCCCCCAGAAGAGCGACAGAGCCACCCCCGCCTGCAGCGAGCCCACCCCGTACTGGCCCTCCATGAAGAGCACGGCCCAGGACGTCATCCCGTGCTCCCCGGCCACGTAGAACAGCAGCGCCAGCGCGCTCAGAACCACCAGGTAGTTCCGGGCCAGTCTGGAGAGTGGTTGGCTTGGGGATGCCTCCCGGTGCCGGCTGGGGGCCGACGGCATGCGAGACGCAGCCCCCAGAACCAGCAGTACCGCGGAGAGGGCGGCCACTGCGGCAAAGGCCGTCCGCCACCCCCGGCCCACCTGGAGCAGGGCCCCCGCCCCCATCGGAGCTGTCAGGGCTCCTACCCCGTAGCCCATGTGCACCAGGTTCATCATCCAGGCGCCGCCACCGATTTGTGCTGGCAGGACGTTCAGGCCCGTCTCGATGAACCCGGAGCCCAGCCCGAACAGGAAGTACGACACCAGCAGCTCAGGATACCGGCTCGACAGAGCGCACCCGCCCAGCGACAGCACCACCCCTAGCCAGGCTGCCAGCAAGGTCGGCTTCAGGCCGATCCGGTCCAGTACGAACCCGCCCAGCAGGCACCCACACATGAAGCCCAGTGAACCCGCCGCCAGCAGAACGCCTACCGCCGTCTCTCGGATGCTCAGGTCAGCCATGACCCGAGGCAGGACCGGCCCCAGCACCGTCTGGCCCAGGCCGTGGCCCACCATCCCTAGTGTCGCCAGAACCGCCAGCCACCGCACCGAGCCGGGGACCGACCCCTCGCCAGCCAGCACCGCTTCCGAAGGACGCAACCCTAGACCAGACCTCCCGCAGATGTCACCGCCAAGGCACTCCCACTCCGCGCAGGCGCGTAAAGGCCAACCGCGGGCTGCCGTCGGCCTCGAGGAGGGCGTACCATCGCATCGGTTGCGCCGCCTCGTACCAGGGTACGGTGCTGAAGTCCAGGTTGAACGCGAACACCGCCTGTAGCCAGGGCCATGTCTGGGCCCCCTGTAGCAGCAGCTGCTGGTAGTAGAAGGCCTGCTCTGCCTCCGACACCACATAGTCGTCGTGCTCCCCCATGGTCCAGGCTGAGGCCAGGGGCCAGCCCACCTCGGTGGCCCAGATGGGGGTGTCGCCATCGGCGTATTCCAGCATCACCCGGTGCTGGGCCTCCAACCGGGACACCGCCAGCCCGTACTGGTGCCGGGCGAAGGGAGGCCGGCCGAACCCGTAGGGATGCGACCCCAGGGCGTCGAAGTACCCCTTGGCCCCGGCCTCGTAGAGGCCCCGGATGAAGTCGAGGTCCCCCACCGCGCCCTCCCCGCCGTCGCCGGTGGTGGCTACCCCGCCGGAGATCACCAGGGCCTCCGGATCCTCCGCCTTGATGGCCGTGTAGGCGACCCGCAGCATCTCGGCGTAAGCAGCCGGGTCGGGCGTCTGCTCCCCCCACTCGAACGCGAGGTTAGGCTCGTTGCCGATCTCGTAGGCCGCCACCCGACCCCGGTACCGGCGCGCCACTGCCGCCACGAACCGGCCGTACGCCTCTAGGTCCGACGGCGGATGGGTGAGCGTGGTATTGGGCGGCCGAGCCCATGCCGGCGTGTCGTGTAGCCGCAACAGAACTTTGAGGCCGTTCGACTCAGCCGCCTCGATCACATTGTCGGAGTCCTCCCAGTAGAACTGGTTCGGCTGGGGCTCGGCCCCAGCCCACGAGAGGTAGTTCTTGATCCACCCGAAGCCGAGCTGATGTAGCAGGTGGGCGTTGCTCAAGTCGGCAATGTTGGCCCCCAGAACCGGGGCCAGGCGCTTGGGGTAAGGCTCCCGCGTGGAGGGCAGGATCACCTGCGGGATCCGACCCTCGCCCGCCACCGAGGGGCAGTCGTCCCATCCCGCCGTGGATACCACCAGCTCGGGAGCTCCTCCCCTGACGGGCACGGCGTAGATGGATTGGCCCTGCGCCTCCGCCAGGCTGAGCAGGACGGCATCACCGACCCAGGTGAGGCTGCGTATAGGCCCGCGCGCTTCCCATAGCCATCGCACCTCGGCCCCATCTCGTCGCGCCAGGTACACGCCAGGCCGATCGTCCTCGTGCCAGCCGGCGAAAGCCAGCCGCTCGCCATCCGGGGACCAGGCAGGATAGCGGCCCTTGAGCGGCCACTGGGTGATCTGCGCCTCCCCGGAGGCGAAGTCCAGCACGTACACGTGCTCCACCCCATCGCGCACCGCCGAGTAGGCGATGGCTCCCCCGTCGGGGGCCCAGGCTGGGGAGCGGTATATCTCTCCCGGCCCCGAATGCGTCAGCCTCTCCACCGCCCCCCGCCTCCAGTCCAGCACGTACAGATCCCTGCCGCCGTCGCGCTCGGAGACGAATACCAGCCGAGTGCCGTCCGGCGACCAGTCGGGTTCGTAGTCGGCCGCCGGGTGATTGGTCACGTTGACCACGTTGCCCACCGCGGGGTTCAGAAGGTAGATCTCGGAGTTGCCGTCCCGCCGGGAGACGAAGGCCACCATCGTGCCCGTGGGCGACACCACTGGATCCCAGTCGGGCTCGCGGTTCAGGGTCAGGTTGCGCACCGACCCGTCGGGGAGAGCCAGGTAGATGTCACCGTCGCCGTCTCTGTCCGAGGCGAAGAACAGGTTGGCCGTCCGGGCAGCTCCCTGGACCTCAGCCGCCGCGCCGGCAGGCAGCCAGGCGGGTAGCCCGACCGCGACGGCGGTAATCAGGCGCGCTAACGCCGTCAGGACTGGCCGGAGCCCAGGCATCTAGCCGGCGCCCTGAATGCCGCCGCGCGTCATCGCCTCCAGGTCGAGCGCCGCTTCTAGTTCCTCCTGGCCCAACAGGCCACGCTCCAGCACCACCTCCGCCACCCGGCGCCCGCTTCGGAGGGCCTCCAGGGCCACGCTGGCAGCCTGGCGGTAGCCGATGTAGGGGTTGAGGGCGGTGACGATGGCCAGGCTGCGCTCGGCCCAGTATCGGCACCGCTCCTCGTCGGCCTCGATGCCGCGGACGCACCGTTCGCTGAACGAGCGCAGGGCGTTCGTCATCACCTCGACAGACTGGCAGAGGCTGTAAGCCATGACCGGCATCATCACGTTAAGCTCGAGCTGCCCTGCCTGCGCGCCCAGAGCTACGCAGGCGTCGTTGCCTATGACGTGGTAGCAGACCATATTGAGCATCTCGGCCATCACGGGGTTGATCTTGCCCGGCATGATGCTCGAGCCTGGCTGCACCGCCGGCAGCCTGATCTCCGCTAGCCCCGTCATGGGGCCAGAGGCCAGCAGGCGCAGGTCGTTGGCGATGCGGGTCAGAGTCAGAGCGAGGGTCCGCAGTGCCCCGGAGTAGGCCGCCACATCGGCCTGGCTCTGCATGGCCTCGAACAGGTTCCCCATGGAGCGCAGCCTCAGGCCCGTGATGTTCTCCAGTTCCCGGATCATCCCCGCGTGGTAGTCGGGATGGGCGTTGAGGCCAGTGCCGGCGGCCGTCCCTCCGATGCCCAGCCGTGCCAGCGCGTCGGCGGCCTCATCCAACCGATCCCGGTCGTGCCCCAGGGCGTCAGCGTAGGCGCCGAATTCCTGGCCCAAAGTCACCGGCACCGCATCCTGCAGATGAGTGCGGCCCGCCTTGATCACCGGGTCGAACTCGATGGACTTCAGCCGGAAGGCTTCCTCGCAGTCGCGGAGGGCAGCGGCCAGCTCCTGGTGCAGGGAAAGGGCCGCCAGCCGCATGGCCGTGGGGATGACATCATTGGTGGACTGCCCCATATTGACGTGATCGTTGGGGTGCACGGGCCGGTACTGGCCCCTGGGCTGCCCCAGTATCTCGTTGGCGCGGTTGGCGATGACCTCGTTGGCGTTCATGTTATGCGACGTGCCAGCACCCGCCTGGAACACGTCCACCACGAACTGGTCCTGCAGGCGTCCCTCGACTACCTCCAGCGCCGCTTGCTCGATGGCGCCGGCTAGCTCGGGCTCCAGCAGCCCCAACCGCCCGTTCACCCGGGCCGCCGCTAGCTTGACCCAGCCGGTGGCCTTTACGAAGCGCCCGCTCGGACGCAGCCCGCTAATGGCGAAGTTCTCCACGGCCCTCTGCGTCTGCGCCCCGTAGTATGCCGAAGCCGGCACCTGAACCTCTCCCAGCGAATCCGTCTCGATGCGCCAACCTTCCACCGTGGCCCCTCCTTGTCTTTCCCCCGGTCTCGGCGCTCTCGGCAGTCGGAGTCCCCGAGCAGCAGGACGAACCGTGATTCTATTGCGCCCCAGTGGGGCGCACAAGGCACTCGGCCATGAGCGGAAGGCCCTTGCCCGGCCTTGGGGGCCCAGCTACAATGGCTGCTAGCCTTGGTAGAGAGCACGGATTGGCCAAGAGAACAAGCAGCAGCAGTCGCCGCACTCCTAGAGCCCGAGCCACGAGGCGACCGGGAATGAGCCGTCCTCCTTCGCCGCAACCCACGCGCTCCCAGCGATTCCTTCGGTGGCTAACCACCAGCAACTGGGTGCTGGTGGTGGGGTTAATCGTGTTAGTGGCCATCTTGGTAGCGATGTTCTTGCGCCTGACCACGCCCGCATCGGGAGAGGCGGGCCCGCCGGCCGCCCTGTCGGTGTCCGCATGGGCGCTGGCCTTGGCCGACCTGGCTGCCAGTCATGGCGGCATTCTTGGGTGAAGACCGTGGTGGCCGTGGCTATGAGAGCAACGAAGTGCAGACCAACACCGCCAGCCCCCCTCTAGCTGAAGCGGGGGCTACCGCTCCTCGACGCCAGGCGATTCTGCGGCTGGCACTGGTGGTGCTCCTCACCGCGGGCATCACCTTCCTGGCGATCACATTCCGGCACCAGCTCGGAGGTCTGGAAGCCCTAGGCTATCCAGGCGTGTTTCTGGTCAGCCTCCTGGCCAACGCCACGGTCGTCCTCCCTGCTCCTGGCCTGGCCTTCACCTTCGCCATGGGTCCCGTCCTCAACCCACTGCTGGTTGGGCTCGTCGCCGGCGCTGGTGAGGCCCTGGGCGAGATGACCGGCTACCTGGCCGGACGGGCCGGGCGTACCGCCATCGGGCAGGATTCCCGCTACGAACGTTTGGAGCGGATCACCCGGCGCTACGGTGGCTGGGCCATCCTGGCTCTCTCGGCCATTCCGGCGGCCGTGTTCGACCTGGTGGGGCTGGCCGCGGGGGCCATGCGCATGCCCGTCCTTCGCTTCCTCCTCTTCACCCTGGTGGGAAAGACTATCAAGACCATCGCGGTGGCCTACGCCGGCGCCTACTCCGTAACCTGGCTCCTCGACCTCATAAACTGAACTCTCACCACGCATTTCACCGCAGAGATCGCTGAGACCGCAGAGGTCACGCAGAGAACGGCGTAGGCAGGAGACTCGGTGAGCATGCACACAGCCTCAGCCACAGACCTACCGTTCCCCTCCTGTCTCCTGTCTCCATTTCTCCTGTCTCCTTCTCTCAGCGATCTCTGCGGCAAGATCTGAAAAGTCGGCGCGCGTTGACACCCACCCTTCCGGCGACTAGAATCGCGGCGACTTCAGGCCGGTACGGGGGCGGAGGGTCCATGCGCATCACCAAGCAACTCCTCCAGGACGAGCTCGCCCAGCGGCGCGAAGAGGGCGCGGATGTTGACCTCATCGAGCCCGAGGTTGCCACGGCCGATCCCGACGACGAGGGCGTCCTGGCGGCACTGTACTCCCGCCTGGAGGAGCTGGGCGGAGACGCCAACCTGGCAGCGGCAGAGCCCTCCGAACTGGAGGCCATCCGGGAGCAGCGTGGCCCCGGGCCCCGCGCTTACGCTCAGGCCTTCTCCGAGACCCGGCTGGCCGATCGCCTCTATGGCGCCTGGCTCGGCCGGGCGGCAGGGTGCCTCTTGGGCAAGCCCTGCGAGGGTTGGAGTCACGACCGCATCCGAGCCTACTTGGAGCCCGCCTTCGAGTACCCCCTCCGCGATTACTTCCCCCTGGTCATCCCCGATATCACCGGGAGCCTGTTGCAGCGGGCCCGCCCGGCTGACTGGTTCCGCGGGCGCATCGGCGCCGCTCCCCGGGACGATGATACCGACTACACCGTGCTGGGCTTGCACCTGATCGAGGAGCACGGCTTCGACTTCACCACCGAGGCCGTGGCTGAGGAATGGCTGTCCCATCTGCCCTTCTGGCAAGTGTACACAGCCGAGCGGGTGGCGTACGCCAACCTGGTGAACGGACTGAAGCCGCCGGACACTGCCCTCTATCTGAACCCGTACCGGGAGTGGATCGGGGCCCAGATCCGGGCTGACATCTTCGGATACGTCTGCCCGGGCCGCCCCGAAGCGGCCGCCGCCCTTGCCTACCGGGACGCCCGCCTCTCCCACGCCCGCAATGGCATCTACGGAGAGATGTGGGCCGCCGCCTGCTTGGCGGCGGCGTTCGTGGAGGATGATGCCCGCTCCGTCATCGAGGTCGGCCTGTCCGAGATACCGCGACACAGCCGGCTGGCCACTGCCCTGAGCCAGACTCTCGCCTGGTCGGACGAAGACGACGACTGGCAGCAGACCTGGGAGCGGGTGAATGCCTCCTACGGGCATTACCACGCGGTGCACACCATCAACAACGCCTGCGCCGTCGCCCTGGCCCTTCTCCATGCCGAAGGCGATTTCCAGAAGGCCATCACCATCGCCGTCATGTGCGGCTGGGACACCGACTGCAACGGCGCCACCGCCGGGTCCATCGCCGGGGCGATGCTGGGGGCGTCCTCACTCCCTGCCCGGTGGACCGCTCCCCTGAACGATACCCTGCACAGCGCCGTGCAGGGCTTCGAGGTCTCCCGCCTCTCCGATCTGGCTGAGCGCACCTTGGCGCTGGCCCGGAGGGCTTTATGACCGAGGCTCTGGTCGTGGGAAGCATCAACATGGACCTGGTGATGCGCACCCCGCGCCTGCCCCGGCCCGGGGAGACACTAGTGGGGGGGACCTTCCGCGTGGTGCCGGGAGGAAAGGGCGCCAATCAGGCCGCCTCCGCCTCGCGGCTGGGCCACCCGACTGCCATGATCGGCGCCGTGGGCGACGACGACTTCGGCGCCGCTGCCCTCGACAACCTGCGGGCCCAGGCAGTGGACGTGACGGCGGTCCGGCGAGCGGCCGGAGAGGCCACCGGCGTGGCCATGATCTTGGTGGACGCCCAGGGACGCAATACCATCGTGGTAGCTTCGGGCGCCAATGCCTGCTTGACCCCAGCGGACGTCATTGCCCACCGCGGGCTCTTCCGGGCCGCCCGCGTGGTGACCCTGCAGTGCGAGATTCCATTGGATACGGTCTCGGCAGCCGTCGGCGCCGCTATGGAGGAGGGTGCCACCACCATACTGAACGCCGCCCCGGCGGTACCTGACCTCCCCGAGATCGCCCTAGCCGTGGACTTCCTGGTCGTCAACGAGCAGGAAGCGGAGTCGCTCACCGGCGTGCGCCCGGCCGCCCTGGCGGATGCGCTCTCCGCCGCCGAGCACCTGCAGCGCCGGGGCCCGAAGTGCGCCGTGGTCACGCTAGGCGCTCAGGGCTGCGTCTATGCCACCGCGTCATGCTCCGGGCACCTGCCCGCGCCGTCGGTGGAGGCGGTGGACACCACCGCGGCTGGAGACGCGTTCATCGGCGGTCTGATGGCTGCCGTCATCGAAAACCGACCGCTGGAGGAGGCGCTTCTTCTGGCCAACTGCGCCGGAGCCCTGGCCGTCACCCGGATGGGCGCTCAGTCATCGCTGCCCGACCGAAAGGCCGTCGACGACCTCTTCACTCGGTTTCGCCAGGAGTTGACAGCTTAGGTGGCAACTCGACCAAGGAGGGACATCCCCTATGAAGATCGGTTTCCTCACCGCCTGCTTGAGAGGGGTTAGACTGGAGGAGATTATTGCCTGGGCCGGTGCCAACGGCTTTCAGACCCTCGAACTCACCGCCACCCCCATCGCCGAGGGGCGCCCGCCGGAGAACGTGCTCGACGTCGCCAACCTGGACGGCGAAGGGGCTGCCCGCCTCAAGGAGTTGTGCGCCCAGGCGGGCATCGAGATCTCCTGCCTGACCTACTGCGACAACAACCTGGCTGCTGACCCCGAGAGGCGAGCCCAGATCCATGGCCACCTGCGCCGAGTCATGGACGCCGCGAACCTTCTGGGAGTGCGCGAGGTGAGCACCTTCGTGGGGCGCAACCACCTCACCACCATTCAGGAGAACATCGAGGAAGCGGTGCCCGTCTTCCGGGAGCTCCTTGGCTATGCGGCGGATCGGGGCGTGCGTCTGGGCATCGAGAACTGGCCTGGCATCAACGTTCAGTTCGAGGGCCTGATCGGTAACATCTTCATGTCCCCTGCCATCTGGGAACCCCTCTTCGAGGCCCTGCCAGTGGACAACTTCGGCCTCAACTTCGACCCCAGCCACCTCTATTGGATGGGGATAGACTATGTCCAGGCTGTCAAGGACTTCAGCGAACGCATCTTCCACGTGCACACCAAGGACACCGAAGTCTTGGAGGAAGTGGTGGCCACCGCCGGGATGTTCCTGCCTCGGCATCGCTGGTGGCGCTATCGCATCCCCGGCATGGGCGCGGTGGACTGGCCCGCCTTCATTTCCGCCCTGGCGGAGTACGGCTACGACGGACCCCTCAGCATCGAGCACGAGGACCCCGTCTGGAGTGGCAGCGAGCAGCGAGTGAAAGAGGGCCTGCTCTTGGCCCGGAAGTATCTTTCCACTTATGTCGTCTAAGGGAGAGACACACAGGATGGCTATTCTCAAATCGCATCACATCGCCGTATCGACCCCGGACCTGAAGCGTCTGGTGGACTTCTACACCAACACCCTGGGCTTCCCTGTCGCCGGCCACCTGGGCGACACCATCACGTTTGTGGACATAGGCGGCACCCGGCTGGAGTTAATCGAGAAGCCCGACGTGACCGAGCCCCAGGAAGAGGGGCGCAAGGGAATGCTGCACATCGCCTTCGAGGTCGACGATGTGCAGAAGACCTACGAGGAGTTCAGAGGCAAAGGGGTGGAGTTCCATATTCCGGCACGGGAGGCCCGACCCGGCCTCTGGGTGGCCTTCTTTCGCGACCCTGACGGCAACGTCCTCGAGTTCTTCCGCGCCACTCCCGAGGCGATGGGGCTAGCCTGAGGCGCCGGCACGCTACCCGACTGCCCCATGGCCGTGAAGGAGCGCTACGATGCAGAGGCAGCCGCAGCCTGACTTCGAGCGACTACTCAAGGCCCTGCGACGAGAGGAACCCGACCGGGTTCCTCTGGCCGAGCTGCTCATGGACGCCGAGGCCAAGGAAGCCTTTCTGGGCCGGCCGGTCCGTTCCGTGGCCGATGACGTGGACTTCTGGTACCGCGCCGGCTACGACTACATCTGCTTGCCGCCCCGCTTCTCCTTCGACTACTGGCGGGGTATCCCCGTCCAGGATGGGGTGGCGCGATATGAGCGCCACTGGGGGCGCGAGGACAGCGGGCTCATCCAGGGCTGGGCCGATCTGGAGAAGTACCCCATCCCCACTCTGGATCAGGTGGACTTCAGCCCCTTTGACCAGGTAGGCCGCCACCTCCCCGACGGCATGAGGGTGGTGGCCCGCTTCGGCGACATCTTCACCACCGCCTGGCAGGCGATGGGATTCACCCCCTTCTGCTACGCCATGTACGAGCAGGAGGACCTGGTCGCCCACCTCATGGAGGGCCTGGGGCGCCTGGTGTATGGCATCTTCGAGGTGATGTCGCAGTACGACGTGGTGGGGGCCATGTGGTACAGCGATGACATCGCCTATGCCACCGGCCTTATGGTGTCGCCAGGCTTCTACCGCCGGTACCTGTTCCCCTGGATGAAGAGGATCGGCGACCTCTGCCAGGAGCGAGGGTTCCCCTACATCTACCACACTGACGGCGTGCTCTGGGAGGTCATGGACGACCTGCTGGCCTGTGGCATACATGCCCTTCAGCCCATCGAGCCGGCAGCCATGGACATCCGCGAAGTCAAGCGCCGCTACGGGAACCGCCTGGCACTCATCGGCAACGTGGAAGTGGACCTGCTCGCCCGCGGAACCGAGGAACAGGTGCGCGCCGAGGTGCGCCGACTGCTAAGAGAAGTAGCGCCTGGCGGCGGTTACTGCCTCGGCTCCAGCAACACCATCGCCTACTACGTACGACCTGAGAACTACCGCGCCATGATAGACGAGACCCTAAGGGCAGGGAACCGGTCACAGGTTACAGGGGATAGGGGATAGGGAGCCGGTCTTGGGGATGCAAGGCGTTGTCAGGGCGCACTGCCTCTATCCTCCGGAACCTGATCCCCGCGACCTACTCCCTGCAACCTAGTAAGGAGGACAGCATGGCTAGGACGATCGGAGTAGCTCTCATCGGCTATCAGTTCATGGGCCGGACGCACAGCAACGCCTACCGGCAGGTGAAGTACTTCTTCGATCCGCCCCTGGTGCCGGAGATGGAAGTCCTGGTGGGGAGGAACCTCGATGGGGTGCGGGCCGCGGCGGACAAGTTGGGCTGGAAGGCATACGCCACCGACTGGCACCAGGTCCTGGATCGGGATGACATCGGCATAGTGGACATCAGCTCGCCCGGAGATACGCATTACCCCATCGCCCTGGCAGCTGCTGAGGCTGGCAAGCACATCTTCTGCGAGAAGCCTCTGGCCAACACCTTGGACCAGGCAGTGCGCATGGCAGAAGCCGCCGAGCGGGCCGGGGTGAAAGCGATGACCAACTTCAACTATCGCTTCGTCCCCGCGGTGCAGCTGGCCAAGCGCCTCATTGACGAGGGCAAGATCGGGGAGATCCGCCACTACCGGGGGGTATACCTGCAGGACTGGATCGTGGACCCGGAGTTCCCTCTGGTGTGGCGCCTACGCAAGGAGAGCGCCGGCAGCGGGGCCCTGGGAGACATCGCCGCCCACAACATAGACCTGGCCCGGTTCCTGGTCGGTGAGATTAAGGAGGTGGCGGCTGCCGACAAGACCTTCATCAAGGAGCGTCCTCTCCCCGCCACGGCCGAGGGCGCCTGGGGAGCAGCCGGCGGAGCCCAGCGGGGCGAGGTAACTGTGGACGATGCCGTCATTGCCCTGGGTCGATTCGAGGGGGGCGCCCTGGCCACCTTCGAGGCCACCCGCTTCGCTCCGGGACGGCGCAACTACAATGCCTTCGAAATAAGCGGCAGCAGGGGAAGCATCTCCTTCAACCTGGAGCGGATGAACGAACTGGAGTACTTCTCCCTCGACGACCCACCGTATGCCCAGGGCTTCCGCACCATCAACGTGTCCGGGGGGGACTTCGGGGAGTACGCCGCCGCTTGGTGGCCTCCCGGTCACATCATCGGCTACGAGCATACCTTCGTGCACTCGATCTTCGAGTTCCTCAGGGCCATCGGGGAAGACCGCCAGCCGGTCCCCAACTTCCGCGAGGGCGCCCGCACTCAAGCGGTGCTCGACGCGGTGGCCATGGCTGCCGCTTCCCGCAAGTGGGAAGCTGTACCTCAAGTGTAGATTGCCCGGACACCCCTCGGACCCCACTGCCGCAGGGGTGTCCGCCGCTGTTCTCTGCGCGGAGCGGCTCAGCATCGGGGGACCGAT
The Anaerolineae bacterium genome window above contains:
- a CDS encoding nucleoside 2-deoxyribosyltransferase; translation: MQRQPQPDFERLLKALRREEPDRVPLAELLMDAEAKEAFLGRPVRSVADDVDFWYRAGYDYICLPPRFSFDYWRGIPVQDGVARYERHWGREDSGLIQGWADLEKYPIPTLDQVDFSPFDQVGRHLPDGMRVVARFGDIFTTAWQAMGFTPFCYAMYEQEDLVAHLMEGLGRLVYGIFEVMSQYDVVGAMWYSDDIAYATGLMVSPGFYRRYLFPWMKRIGDLCQERGFPYIYHTDGVLWEVMDDLLACGIHALQPIEPAAMDIREVKRRYGNRLALIGNVEVDLLARGTEEQVRAEVRRLLREVAPGGGYCLGSSNTIAYYVRPENYRAMIDETLRAGNRSQVTGDRG
- a CDS encoding Gfo/Idh/MocA family oxidoreductase, translating into MARTIGVALIGYQFMGRTHSNAYRQVKYFFDPPLVPEMEVLVGRNLDGVRAAADKLGWKAYATDWHQVLDRDDIGIVDISSPGDTHYPIALAAAEAGKHIFCEKPLANTLDQAVRMAEAAERAGVKAMTNFNYRFVPAVQLAKRLIDEGKIGEIRHYRGVYLQDWIVDPEFPLVWRLRKESAGSGALGDIAAHNIDLARFLVGEIKEVAAADKTFIKERPLPATAEGAWGAAGGAQRGEVTVDDAVIALGRFEGGALATFEATRFAPGRRNYNAFEISGSRGSISFNLERMNELEYFSLDDPPYAQGFRTINVSGGDFGEYAAAWWPPGHIIGYEHTFVHSIFEFLRAIGEDRQPVPNFREGARTQAVLDAVAMAAASRKWEAVPQV
- a CDS encoding VOC family protein, with the protein product MAILKSHHIAVSTPDLKRLVDFYTNTLGFPVAGHLGDTITFVDIGGTRLELIEKPDVTEPQEEGRKGMLHIAFEVDDVQKTYEEFRGKGVEFHIPAREARPGLWVAFFRDPDGNVLEFFRATPEAMGLA